A stretch of Arctopsyche grandis isolate Sample6627 chromosome 9, ASM5162203v2, whole genome shotgun sequence DNA encodes these proteins:
- the GCS1 gene encoding mannosyl-oligosaccharide glucosidase yields MARNRKNANCHAEPGKKNNGNSSSSTGSDKIEIKKIGFLSYWKSIFGFTFFIIAAYIGFLGYLETRVNTQFDKTKVVQLSGLDIPERFWGSYRPGHYFGMKTRDPQSLVMGLMWYSPSRLRPGGDGIRHWCSQSDDLRKYGWTRHDGVNFGDQEIFDGPFKLTTSFVKRLGGRHGGDWTARISVDFDETSPEYDPASVQNETLSFIWYTSIEGTGGSGEAEIHPSGAASRKATGIRGFTPSLGDFKLNLTPHKGKLLHESYLSTTSLGLQLLRETIISSLRLARDTRTGRQWISLAGQLLGQGLSDKSKPEPNLIATQFTVQIPFSMDVIFESGSIIKRDEELSGDKYTKLLAKNIASFDKRFEETFELEKKGFNVTQVNFAKAAFSNLIGGIGYFYGSSRVLSARTREPVPYWKAALYTAVPSRSHFPRGFLWDEGFHGLLLARWDKSIALDIIAHWFDLMNVEGWIPREQILGVEAIARVPEEFVTQRNTNANPPTFFLTLLQILGDNPEELEPASIEFQTLNRMFPRLQAWYNWFNTTQTGELPSSYRWQGRDPDTISELNPKTLTSGLDDYPRASHPSVIERHVDLRCWMQLGARALASLSIALGRTTAQRYSVAADILSNPNQLADLHWSSYTDSFSDYGFHTDSVTLKRPPAGPRGGSGVGNPVRATLRAPEPRFVDSAMGYVSLFPMFLQVLPPDCPRLGRLLQQLTKPELLWTPYGLRSLAKSSPLYMKRNTEHDPPYWRGQIWINMNYLAIRALHHYGHTEGPHAELALSIYKRLRNNVINNILKEYNRTGYLWEQYSDKNGEGSGCKPFTGWTSLVVLIMAEKY; encoded by the exons atggcgcgaaatagaaaaaatgcaaattgcCATGCGGAACCCGGGAAGAAAAACAATGGAAACAGCAGCAGTTCCACCGGCAGCGACAAAatagaaattaagaaaattggtTTTTTAAGTTATTGGAAGTCAATATTCGGCTTCACGTTTTTCATAATAGCTGCCTATATAGGCTTCCTGGGATACTTAGAAACTAGAGTCAACACACAGTTCGATAAGACCAAA GTAGTACAACTTTCAGGATTAGATATTCCCGAAAGATTTTGGGGATCGTACCGACCCGGTCACTATTTCGGTATGAAGACTAGAGACCCACAGTCTCTTGTGATGGGCCTCATGTGGTATTCGCCGTCTCGACTTCGTCCTGGAGGCGACGGAATTAG GCATTGGTGTTCTCAATCAGACGACTTGCGAAAGTACGGTTGGACCAGACATGATGGTGTCAACTTCGGCGATCAGGAGATTTTCGATGGGCCTTTTAAATTAACCACATCATTCGTTAAACGATTGGGTGGTCGACACGGAGGCGATTGGACGGCTAGAATATCAGTAGATTTTGATGAA ACGTCTCCTGAATACGACCCGGCTTCGGTTCAAAACGAGACTCTGTCTTTCATATGGTATACGAGCATCGAGGGCACCGGAGGATCCGGCGAAGCTGAGATACATCCTTCGGGAGCTGCTTCGCGAAAAGCTACTGGAATTAGAGGATTCACTCCATCTCTGGGCGACTTCAAACTCAATCTAACTCCACATAAAG GTAAATTGTTGCATGAGTCATATTTGAGCACTACTTCTCTCGGTCTACAACTACTGCGAGAGACTATCATATCCTCGCTGCGTTTGGCTCGTGACACTCGTACCGGTCGTCAGTGGATTTCACTCGCGGGACAGTTACTCGGACAGGGGCTCTCCGATAAGAGTAAA CCAGAGCCGAATTTGATCGCCACGCAGTTCACGGTgcagattcctttttcaatgGATGTTATATTTGAATCTGGAAGCATTATCAAGCGCGATGAAGAATTGAGCGGTGACAAGTATACTAAATTATTAGCGAAGAACATAGCGAGCTTTGATAAGCGATTTGAAGAAACTTTCGAATTAGAAAAAAAAGG ATTCAATGTGACTCAAGTCAATTTTGCCAAAGCGGCTTTCAGCAATTTGATCGGTGGAATAGGATACTTTTACGGATCAAGCCGAGTCCTTTCTGCAAGAACTCGAGAACCGGTTCCATATTGGAAAGCAGCTTTATACACCGCAGTGCCTTCTAG ATCACACTTTCCGAGGGGTTTCTTATGGGACGAGGGATTTCATGGACTCCTCTTAGCGCGATGGGATAAAAGTATTGCCCTCGATATTATCGCGCATTGGTTCGATTTGATGAACGTCGAAGGATGGATACCAAGAGAACAGATATTAG GTGTCGAAGCCATTGCAAGAGTGCCCGAAGAGTTTGTGACGCAACGCAACACCAATGCAAACCCGCCCACCTTTTTCCTGACTCTCTTGCAAATACTCGGCGATAACCCCGAAGAGTTGGAGCCCGCGAGCATCGAATTTCAAACGTTAAATCGCATGTTCCCTAGATTGCAA GCTTGGTATAATTGGTTCAATACAACGCAGACTGGGGAGCTGCCGTCGTCTTACAGGTGGCAAGGTCGGGATCCAGACACGATTTCGGAATTGAATCCTAAAACGTTGACTTCCGGTCTCGACGACTATCCAAG AGCATCTCATCCGAGCGTGATCGAACGACATGTAGACTTGAGATGTTGGATGCAACTTGGAGCACGAGCATTAGCCTCGTTGTCAATAGCGCTCGGTCGTACGACAGCTCAACGCTACTCTGTAGCGGCCGATATACTTTCAAATCCTAATCAACTAGCAGATCTACACTGGTCTTCGTACACGGATTCCTTCAGCGATTACG GATTCCACACGGATTCGGTAACTTTGAAGAGGCCTCCAGCTGGACCACGTGGTGGTAGTGGAGTAGGAAATCCGGTGAGAGCTACCCTCCGAGCTCCGGAGCCTCGCTTTGTAGACTCAGCCATGGGTTACGTGAGCCTGTTTCCAATGTTTCTACAAGTTCTACCGCCCGATTGTCCGAGACTTGGACGACTCTTGCAACAACTGACTAAACCAGAACTACTGTGGACCCCTTACGGTCTTAG ATCGCTCGCAAAGTCATCGCCCTTGTACATGAAGCGCAACACTGAACACGATCCGCCATATTGGCGCGGTCAGATCTGGATCAATATGAACTATTTGGCGATAAGAGCTCTACATCATTACGGCCACACTGAAGGTCCGCACGCCGAGCTTGCACTGTCAATTTATAAACGACTTAGAAATAATGTCATAA ATAATATTTTGAAGGAATATAATAGGACTGGTTACCTTTGGGAACAATATTCGGATAAGAATGGCGAAGGGTCAGGATGCAAACCGTTCACCGGTTGGACGAGTCTCGTCGTTTTGATCATGGCTGAGAAGTATTGA